CTGTAAATTTACTGCCCCCTGGTTTTCTTGATCGCACCTCAAACCAGGGCATTGTTTGTCTAGGCTGGGTACCTCAAATAGAAATACTTGCCCACCCAGCCATAGGAGGATGCCTCTTCCACTCTGGTTGGGGATCAATAATTGAGTGCCTTGGATTTGGACACCCACTGATTCTCATGCCAATGGTATATGACCAGACACTGAATGCTAAATTATTAGCAGAGAAAGAAGTAGGCTATGAAGTTCCAAGAGACATTGACGGCTCTTTCAGCCGGGAATGCGTTGCTGCATCAATTAGACGGGTCATGGTGGAAGCGGAGGGAGAGCAGATAAGGGTCAAAGCTGCTCAGATGAAAAATGTTTTTGGCAATCAGGATCTTCATGATAACTACATAAACAAATTCATTCAACATCTTGAAAGGTTCAAAAACCAAGTATAAGCCATTCAAGCTCAAAAGAAGCATAAATAGCTGCACGTGCAGAGTTACAGAGCATTGCCAACACAACAAAAAAACACATGTTGTATATGCACATGCATTTGAGCACTGCAGTTTCAACAGAAAAAGAGAAACTGATTAGCTTATTATACTACAGAAAGAGAAAGCTTTCCAACCACAAGCAGAGGAATTAAAATTTACAGCACTTGACCAAAAAGTATGTTTCCTTTTTGTATACCACTTACAGGATCTTTCTTTGACAACAATACCAGTACActctgtgtcttttatttgttCTCTTCATTtagatacaaatttattggtcACGTTGTAGTTGGTTTACTAATACTGAGAATACTTCAATAAAAAGCTAAATGTAACTCTAAATCATCATTATATTTGTCCTTTCTAGTGAAGCTCAACCTTTCGTATTCTTCTCTAGAATTGGTCACTTTCCAGTTTTATTGCTTAACCCTCTAGCTTTACCAAAAGATGGCCAGGTCATTTGTGTGATGGCTGATGATGCAAGGTAAAggatgcccaaaaaaaaaaaaaaaatcttaggaAAAGCTATTGATACCATTCAAGGACGTATAATTCTCTGCAATACAGAAGAAAACCTGTTTATCCTAACAGTATGCCAGGCTGCAGCTTCTCTTTCAAAATGAGCTAGTGGTTTCTGAAGTGGATTGGCTTCACAAACCTAAGAATAGACTTGTGAAACTTACATACCTTCATAAGAACGATGCTAACATGCTTATGATACGTCTAGTCATTCTTCAATAAGGAATGCCTGATCAACCTGACAAAGAAGCTCAAGAAGCATCCCCAAAAGTGTGGAACCTTGCAGTCCTGCTCAAGCTCCCATCCAGCCTCATTGAATGCTCAAACCAGAACATTTGTCCTATCTTGCTCCATTGGCCAAGAAGAAGCAAGCCTAGCTGAGATTACAAAAGTTCTGCAGTGTCTCCATGTTTGATGCCTAAAATTGGTTATTTTTTGCAGATGTAATGACATCAACTAGCACACATCAATTCCTACAATCTTTATAAACTATGCAAGTGGGGAAAATAAAGCAAGAGAAAGATTACACAATGAAGCACTGATTTGCCAAATCAAGGTAATTGAACCTCAATATGCTTGAGGTCACGTTGAACCACATAAGATCTTCTGAGGGATTAATATATAGACCAGGAAATTTTAGGAAGACAAATGGAAAGCTATTGACTAAGAGATGCTAATCTGAAAAAATAGAAGGTAGTAATCAAAGAGTTCAAATAGCTTTCAAAAGCAAGAGATTCTTCAAAATTGTATATCTGGATATTTCACAGATCAGAGAATAAAACTCTGAAAAAATTATTAGTGTATCTACATTTTCCTTCACATTTCCAGTAAATCTTTCCTTGTTAAGCACACCAGAAATGATCAAAAGAAAGAGCGCATTTACAAATTATCTTGGCTTCGCTCACTTGCAGAATGAGATGTCTTGACATCAATGCAAGAGGTAAATAAAAGAGCACCATATTATTAGACTTCATAACCAGGATTTACTTTCTGCTGAACATCTCCATAACTCTCTAATTCATCTATATCTTCTGGACTccccaaaaacaaaggaagtctCTGGTGTAGCTTCACCGGTTGAAGTGACAAAATTCTACTTTTACCATCACTTCCTTTACCCCTAGCCTGCTCTGCAATAAAACTTAGTGGGTTTGCTTCATAAACAAGACGCAGATGGTCCCTTGGATTCATTGCCACACCCCCATATAAGAGAGTACGATGAAAATCAGCAACAAGAGAACATATATAACGGGCTGAGTACTTCTTAGGGTATTTCCCCTTGCCTTGTCTGATGGTGTCAATATATTGCCTCAAACCTTGAGGCCAGTCAAAATACCGTGCATCATTCACAGAATATATTTGCCCTGGCAAGAAAGAGCAGGAACAAGACATAATTGATAATTATGTACAACAGCAACCCCCATGAATCAacatttgcaaatattttattttcttggaaagcCACTTCAGTTGTATAAAGGCAAATCAGTCACCTCTAGGGGGAATTTTAATATTTGGATGTGTGAGAATGAAGTCTCCAGTAGAGTGATCCAGAGTAAATGCATGTGTTCCAGAACCAAAGCTGGCGCAGAGAATGGTAGCTGATGAGTAGAGAACATAGCCAGCAGCGACAAGCCTCGTTCCACTTTGTAGGGAATTCAGAATTGCCTTTTCCTCCACTGGCAGATGATCAAGTTCCACAAGACGTTTGTAAACTCCAAAGATTGTTCCTGTGGGTATGGAGGCATCAATATTTCGGGAGCCATCTAGAGGATCCGTGACCACCACATATGGGCCATCATCATTTATCCAAACTGGCAAATCATCTTCTTCTGAGGCCATGACTGAAACTTTACCAGAATGGCGTAGAGCagacaaaataatctcattctgCATCCGAGGAATTATTACCAATCATTACAACTGTCATTCCAATTGATGAAAGAGTCGGGAAGACACCAAGATACTAAAGAGATGAAATCAGAAAGTTGGAGAGAAGAATGTG
This portion of the Coffea arabica cultivar ET-39 chromosome 2e, Coffea Arabica ET-39 HiFi, whole genome shotgun sequence genome encodes:
- the LOC113731615 gene encoding fructose-1,6-bisphosphatase, cytosolic, translating into MLSSTISLKPNSNFSPRIHLFPPKFDIAQPKSRMASLPSFLGGLNLSRVAANMGVDASSAAASSDQSSEFCTLMEYVGKGGIDVGDDLVVLFGHLEYASKKIAALVASPFNSSLGKNVTIASTPSERDEPKPLDIVSNEIILSALRHSGKVSVMASEEDDLPVWINDDGPYVVVTDPLDGSRNIDASIPTGTIFGVYKRLVELDHLPVEEKAILNSLQSGTRLVAAGYVLYSSATILCASFGSGTHAFTLDHSTGDFILTHPNIKIPPRGQIYSVNDARYFDWPQGLRQYIDTIRQGKGKYPKKYSARYICSLVADFHRTLLYGGVAMNPRDHLRLVYEANPLSFIAEQARGKGSDGKSRILSLQPVKLHQRLPLFLGSPEDIDELESYGDVQQKVNPGYEV